The genomic interval TGAGGGCTCAATTCAATATAGAAATCATTTTCGTCGATTATCTTACCCTGATCACCAGCGAAAACAGTTTGATTCCTCGCCATGAACAAATCGCCGAAATTTCCCGGTCGTTGAAAAGTCTTGCCCGCGAACTGAATATTCCGGTCGTTGCGCTTTCTCAGGTAAAACGGGATGCCGAAGGAAAGAAACCCAATCTTGCGGACTTGCGCGAATCGGGATCGATAGAGCAGGACGCAGACGTCGTCATGTTTCTTCATCGCGAAAGGGTGTCCTCCAAGGATGCCGGCGATAAAGAACAGGCGATCGATACCGAACTAATCGTCGCGAAGCAGCGAAACGGACCGATCGGCGATGTCGAGATCCTGTTTTTGCCGAGATATACAAAATTCGTTTCTAAAGCGCATGGATAAAAAAAACGGCCCGAAGGCCGTTTTTTTTTTATTCTATCCAATATCCTTCGGAAGAGATCGCCGCTGTTGAGACGACTTCCTGCCTGTTCTTGTCGTACCAGCTCAGGGACCCGTCACGATTAAGACTGACTACATATTGATCCGTCATGGAACATTTATCCGGAAGGGAATACCCCCTGTCGTATCTGAATTGAACGCCGCCCGACGTGGGAATTTCTACGAGCGAGCTTTTTCCCAGATTCGTAATGATGCCTTTGTTTATCGGCATCAGCGAAGCGTTCAAATCTTCGTCTGCGTAAGAGGCGATGACCGTCGCTGTCGTTTTAAGAATCTGAACCGGATCTACGCGTATCGACACGAGTTCCGTTGCTTTATTCTGTCCTCCTTTTACGAGAAAACCGAAAAAGGCATCATTGTCGTCGATTGAACGGGACAGACCGTACAGAAGATCTCCGGTAATCGGCAAGGGAACCGTTTCGCCTGTTATAATGTTCACCAAAATCAGCGGATTAGGAGTTCTTGAGTTCGACGATTTGGAAATAAGTATGAAGTTTTCATCGATAGGGACAACATCCTGGAAACCGATGCCCGGATACTGCAGTTCGGAACCATTATTTTTTTTGACGACGGCAAGCCGGTTCCCTTCAAGAAATACGATACCATCGGAATTGATGAAAAGACTGGAGATTCCTTCTTGCGCCGAATGCAATTCCTTTCGTTTATCGCCGTCGAGCGAGGTTTGTATCACCGGGACGGCTTCTGTAGTCGACCAGAACACAAGAGAATCCTCGAACAACTTGATGCGATTGCCGGATATTCCGTCGAATGCGAATACAGGAGGAGCCCCTGGGCCAGAAGATATGAAAACCGCTCCCTTTGAAAGAAAAAATACTCTGCTTCCGTCAGTCGCTAGATCGTCGATTCTTTGAAGCGATATTTCCGTAATACGGGCAATCGCTGCAGCGGGTTGTTGGAATCCAACAGCGGGGGCGCCGCTTCCATGCTCAGCGGTCATGAGCTCGCCCGTCGAAAGTCCTAAAAGCAATCCAGCCGCGGTACGTTCCGCCGCTGTTACCGAGACCCCCTCCGGAAGAGTAAAGACGCTTATGCCGTTGTTGCCGTCTTTTAGGAGCCAGTCGTTATCTGCGCCGCGTTCGACCCACCAGGGCACGATGTCGTTCTTCGATCCTGCGGCTACGGGATTTTGCGCCGGCCACGAAGATACGGCTTTTCCGCTCGTCGCATCGAACATTTCAATAAATCCGTCTCTGTATCCGGCGATGAACCGGTTGTTATTCAAGAGCATCGGACTGTTAAGATCTGTTTGCGACTGGTATTCCGCCCTGATTTTGCCGGATGAAATATCGGTATACAAAAGTCGTCCCGAAGGACCGAACGTTACCATGCTTGTTTCGGAAGCGCCGGTCGCGCCGAGATTGACGACCCCGGGCGGCTGTGAAAATACCTGTTTGAATTTGCCCGATTTCGACTCCAATAGAGTCATCCCGTCGACAGAGGCTGTGCCGATCATCAGCC from Teretinema zuelzerae carries:
- a CDS encoding WD40 repeat domain-containing protein gives rise to the protein MIRKAFIFLVSGIMCISCATVDAGQSKQAQTIEGFTPARNSAASDDQTSQIQDTGDAVPAESPGRRHSQAVLAIRNAAPEGTFFSAGADGFVTKHDADGSSETWQVSDVMIQKIAINPLEDVLSVYETDGFSLHRISVWNWRTKRRLYAKRFKDSVRSLEWSAKGTWLMIGTASVDGMTLLESKSGKFKQVFSQPPGVVNLGATGASETSMVTFGPSGRLLYTDISSGKIRAEYQSQTDLNSPMLLNNNRFIAGYRDGFIEMFDATSGKAVSSWPAQNPVAAGSKNDIVPWWVERGADNDWLLKDGNNGISVFTLPEGVSVTAAERTAAGLLLGLSTGELMTAEHGSGAPAVGFQQPAAAIARITEISLQRIDDLATDGSRVFFLSKGAVFISSGPGAPPVFAFDGISGNRIKLFEDSLVFWSTTEAVPVIQTSLDGDKRKELHSAQEGISSLFINSDGIVFLEGNRLAVVKKNNGSELQYPGIGFQDVVPIDENFILISKSSNSRTPNPLILVNIITGETVPLPITGDLLYGLSRSIDDNDAFFGFLVKGGQNKATELVSIRVDPVQILKTTATVIASYADEDLNASLMPINKGIITNLGKSSLVEIPTSGGVQFRYDRGYSLPDKCSMTDQYVVSLNRDGSLSWYDKNRQEVVSTAAISSEGYWIE